In Actinomadura luteofluorescens, the sequence AGCCTCGGCAGGCCGCGGGCGAGGACGGCGGCGCACGCGGCGGCGAGGAGGGCGGTCGCGACCGCCGCGGCGACGGTGGCGAGACGGCCGTGATGGGGCAGGCAGTCGCGCAGCCGCGACAGGAACCCGTGGCCCGGGCCCGGCGGCGCGAGCAGCGCCGCCGCCGCGCTCCCCGCCGCCGCGATGGTCGTCCCGGCGAGGGCGGCCGCCCAGCAGGCGATCGCCGTCCCCGGGCCGACGGCCGAGCGCCGGAGCAGATCCAGGGCGGGACCCGCCGCGCATCCCAGCAGGACCACCGAACCGGCCAGGCAGGCCACCAGGAGGATCACGGTCACGCGTCCTCGCCGGCGGTACGCCGTCGCAGGGCGTCCAGGAGGTGCCGGGCGTCCTCCGGCGGGACGCTCTCGGCGAACCTCGCGAGGATGGCGCCGTGGTCCGCGGCCTCGCTCAGGGCGTCCATCATCAGCTCGACCGCGTACTCCTCCTGCGGCCGCGTCGGGCTGTAGCGGAAGGCCGTGCCGTCCTGCGTGCGGCGGACGAGCCCCTTCTGCGCCAGGCGTTCCGCCACGGTCTGCACGGTGTTGTAGGCCAGCGCCTTGTCCGCGTTCTCGTTCAACTCGGCCAGCAGTTCACGGATCCGCAGCGGGTGGGGCGCCGCCCAGAGCACGTCCATGATGGAGCGTTCGAGCGCCCCTCCGAGTGCGGACACGCGGTCACCTCCGTCCCGCCCCCATTGTGCCGGACGTCTCCTGAGCACCCGCCTCCAACAAGGGGGTCTCTCCAGCGTGGACGGGCCTGCGGCGCCCGGGCATCCACCAGTTGGCCCCGCCGCACAGCTCCATCACCGCGGGGACGAGGATCATCCGGACGATGGTGGCGTCCACGAGCACGGCGACGGCCATGCCGAGGCCGATCTGCTTGACCGACACGTCGGGGCCGAGCAGCGACGTCCCGAAGACGGCGATCATGATGGCGGCCGCGGCCGTGATGACCTTGGCGGTGCGCGCCAGCCCGCGGGTGACGGCCGTCCGGGTGTCGCCGGTGCGCTCGTACTCCTCCCGGACCCGCGAGATCAGGAAGACCTCGTAGTCCATGGACAGGCCGAACAGGAGCGGGAACATCATCATCGGCACCCAGGTCGTGATCGGCATGGCGGTCGGGAACCCGAAGGCCTCGCCCAGCCACCCCCACTGGACGACCGCGACCAGCACGCCGTAGGCGGCGCCGATCGACAGCAGGTTCATCACCGCGGCCTGCACCGCGATCGTGACCGACCGGACCAGCGCGACCAGCAGCACGAGGGACAGGGCGACGACGACCCCGATCATCAGGGGCAGGCGGGAGCCGACCTCCTCGGCGATGTCGATCGCGCCGGCGTTCGGGCCGCCCACCTGGATCCCGCCGCCGCCCGGCGCCCCGGGCAGGACGTCGTCGCGCAGCCGGTGCACCAGGTCGGCGGTGGCCTCGTCCTGGGCGCCGGTCGCGGGGAAGGCCATGAACGTGGCCGCCCGGCCGTCGGCGCTGATCCGGGGCGGCGTGACGGAGGCGATGCCCTCGGTCCGGCGGACCGCCTCGACGACGGGACGCAGATCGGCGTCCGCGGACCCGATCCGCGCGGCGAAGATCAGGGGCGCGCCGTAGCCGGGCCCGAAGCCCTCGGAGAGGATCGCGTAGGAGGTGTGGCTGCTCCGGTCGTGCGGCTGGACGCTGGCGTCGGGCAGGCTCAGCCGCATCGACAGGACGGGGGCGGCGAGCACCAGCAGGCCCGTCCCGGCCAGGACCGCGGCGGCCAGCGGCCTGCGCTGCACCACGCCGGCCCAGCGCTCGGCGGGGGGACGGTGCTCGCGGGTGCGCGGGCGGGACGCGCGGCGCGGCAGCCGCAGCGAGTCGATCCGGCGGCCGGTGAAGCCGAGGAGCGCCGGCAGCAGGGTCACCGCGGCCGTCATCGTGACCAGCACCGTCACCGACGCGGCGATGGCCACACCGGTCATCAGCCGCTGCCCCATGACCACCAGGCCGAGCAGCGCGATCACCACGGTGGTGCCGGCGAACAGCACGGCGTGCCCGGCGGTGGAGATGGCCTTGGCCGTGGCGCCCTCGGGGTCGTCTCCGTCCTGGAGGGCCTCCCTGTAGCGGGTCACGATGAACAGTGCGTAGTCGATGCCGATGCCGAGCCCGACCAGCGCGGCGACGAGCACCGTGAAGTCCGGCGCCGGGACGAGGTGCCCCACCAGCCTGATCAGGGCGATGCCGCCGAGGATCGCCGTCAGCGCCGTCGCGATCGGCAGGCCCATCGCGACCAGCGATCCGAAGGAGATGAACAGGATCACCGCCGCGGTCAGCAGGCCCACGCCCTCGGCCGGGCCCTGCTGGGGCGTCTCGGCCTTCTCCGCCCGCTCGCCGCCCAGGCCCAGCGTCACGCCGTCGCCGGAGGCGTCCTTGACCGCGTCCACCAGGGGTCTGACGTCGGACTTCTTGGCCTCCGCGTCGGTCAGCGGGATGGTCGTCCTGGCGATGCGGCGATCGCGCGTCACCAGGTTCCCGTCCTGGTAGGGCGAGGTCACCGGCCCGGTGACCGGTGAGGCGTCCAGCTCGGCGACGACCTTCTCGATCCGCCGCCGCGCGGCGGGGTCGTCGATCCCCTTCGCCGCCTTGATCGCGAGGGTCAGGGTGTCGCCCCGGCGCTCGGGGAAGTGCTTCTGGATCAGCTCCTGTGCCTTGGCGGAACCGGAGTCCCCGCCGGAGAAGTCGTTGTCGGTTGGGGCGCCGTAGCCGAAGCCGGCGAACGCCACGGCGATCACGCCGACGAGCCAGGCCAGGAGGACGAGGCGGCGGCGCCGGTGGCAGAAGCGGGCCAGCGCCGCGAGTGCGCCGTCCGGTCCAGGGTGTGCGGATTGCTCGCTCATGGCGGCGATCGTCGCGCCGGCGGGGCGCCCGCCGCGTCTGACGGGGGACGGCCGCGCCTACGCGTTCGGGCGTACGCGGCACCGTGGCCCGCTCCACCTGGCGGAGGAGCAGGTCACGCGCCTGAGCGCAGGAGCGTCCCCGCACCACGACAGTAGGATTCCGGCATGGAACGCCGTACAGGGACGTTCTCCCTGCGAGCGGTGACGCATGACGTCCTGCTCGCGCTCTTCGTCACCGTGATGCAGGTCCAGGGGACGGTCGCCCGTGTCGCCGCAGAAGGGGCGACGCGGCCGCTCGCCGACCTGGGAGAACTCGGCTACGCGCTGCTGGTGGTGAGCGGCCTCGCCCTGCTCGCCCGCCGCCGGTGGCCGGTGGCGGTGTTCGCCGTCGCCGCGCTCGCCAGCCTGGCGTACTACGGTGCCGGCTTCCCTGACGGCCCCGGCTGGCTCGCGCTCTTCGTCTCCCTCTACACCCTCGCGGCCTACGGCGACGGGCGCCGGTCGCTGGTGATCGCCGGTTCGGGGATCACCGTGCTGGCCGCCGTATGGCTGTACACGGCCGCCGACATCGAACCGCGCGCCGCCATCGGCTGGGTGTTCTTCCGCATCGGCGCGTCGGTCATGAGCGCGGCCCTCGGCGAGTCCGTCCGGTCCCGCCGGGTCATCGCGGCCGAGGCCGAGAAGCGCGCGGAACTGGCCGAGCGGACCCGCGAGGAGGAGGCGCGGGCGCGCGTGGACGCCGAACGCCTCCGGATCGCCCGCGAGGTCCACGACACCGTCGCCCACGCGGTGGCGATCATCAACGTGCAGTCCGGGGTCACCGCGCACGTGCTCGACAAGCGCCCGGAGCAGGCGCGCGAAGCGCTGCGGACCATCGAGGAGACCAGTTCCCGGGCGCTGCGGGAGATGCGGGCCGTCCTCGGCGTCCTGCGCGACGACGGCGACGGCCGCGCACCGCACCCCGGCCTGGACCAGATCGACGAGCTCACCGCGAAGGCGCGCGAAGCGGGGCTGGACGTCACCCTGGAGGCGTCCCCGCCCGCGGCGCCGCTGCCGAGCGCGGTGGGCAGCGCGGCGTACCGGATCCTCCAGGAGTCGGTCACCAACGTGATCCGCCACGTCGGCCCCACCCGGGTGACGGTCGCGCTCAACCCCGGGACCGACGTCCTGGAGATCCGCGTGACCGACGAGGGCCGCCGCACCGGGGACGGCGCCGCGAGCGCCCCGGGCGGCCCCGGCCACGGGATCCTGGGCATGCGCGAGCGCTGCCGGCTGCTCGGCGGCGAACTCGACGCC encodes:
- a CDS encoding BlaI/MecI/CopY family transcriptional regulator, coding for MSALGGALERSIMDVLWAAPHPLRIRELLAELNENADKALAYNTVQTVAERLAQKGLVRRTQDGTAFRYSPTRPQEEYAVELMMDALSEAADHGAILARFAESVPPEDARHLLDALRRRTAGEDA
- a CDS encoding sensor histidine kinase, with protein sequence MERRTGTFSLRAVTHDVLLALFVTVMQVQGTVARVAAEGATRPLADLGELGYALLVVSGLALLARRRWPVAVFAVAALASLAYYGAGFPDGPGWLALFVSLYTLAAYGDGRRSLVIAGSGITVLAAVWLYTAADIEPRAAIGWVFFRIGASVMSAALGESVRSRRVIAAEAEKRAELAERTREEEARARVDAERLRIAREVHDTVAHAVAIINVQSGVTAHVLDKRPEQAREALRTIEETSSRALREMRAVLGVLRDDGDGRAPHPGLDQIDELTAKAREAGLDVTLEASPPAAPLPSAVGSAAYRILQESVTNVIRHVGPTRVTVALNPGTDVLEIRVTDEGRRTGDGAASAPGGPGHGILGMRERCRLLGGELDAGPTPGGGFEVAARLPLAPAGPRREAAP
- a CDS encoding MMPL family transporter, with amino-acid sequence MSEQSAHPGPDGALAALARFCHRRRRLVLLAWLVGVIAVAFAGFGYGAPTDNDFSGGDSGSAKAQELIQKHFPERRGDTLTLAIKAAKGIDDPAARRRIEKVVAELDASPVTGPVTSPYQDGNLVTRDRRIARTTIPLTDAEAKKSDVRPLVDAVKDASGDGVTLGLGGERAEKAETPQQGPAEGVGLLTAAVILFISFGSLVAMGLPIATALTAILGGIALIRLVGHLVPAPDFTVLVAALVGLGIGIDYALFIVTRYREALQDGDDPEGATAKAISTAGHAVLFAGTTVVIALLGLVVMGQRLMTGVAIAASVTVLVTMTAAVTLLPALLGFTGRRIDSLRLPRRASRPRTREHRPPAERWAGVVQRRPLAAAVLAGTGLLVLAAPVLSMRLSLPDASVQPHDRSSHTSYAILSEGFGPGYGAPLIFAARIGSADADLRPVVEAVRRTEGIASVTPPRISADGRAATFMAFPATGAQDEATADLVHRLRDDVLPGAPGGGGIQVGGPNAGAIDIAEEVGSRLPLMIGVVVALSLVLLVALVRSVTIAVQAAVMNLLSIGAAYGVLVAVVQWGWLGEAFGFPTAMPITTWVPMMMFPLLFGLSMDYEVFLISRVREEYERTGDTRTAVTRGLARTAKVITAAAAIMIAVFGTSLLGPDVSVKQIGLGMAVAVLVDATIVRMILVPAVMELCGGANWWMPGRRRPVHAGETPLLEAGAQETSGTMGAGRR